One window of Candidatus Chlorobium masyuteum genomic DNA carries:
- a CDS encoding tetratricopeptide repeat protein: MKNNFLSLSCLLVPLMLISLSGCNNMTSEMNNFSMNSESGSSGKVKGEVIGFRRALAVDTTSANVFIGSAILKIDSGDCEGAITDLTRAIKLNPESVLAYSGRATARFAEEDLQGALADLVMAEKLKLTESLGLRVL; this comes from the coding sequence ATGAAAAATAATTTTCTCTCTCTTTCATGCCTACTGGTGCCGTTGATGCTGATCTCATTATCGGGTTGCAACAATATGACATCTGAAATGAATAATTTTTCGATGAATTCCGAATCGGGAAGCAGCGGTAAAGTAAAGGGAGAGGTGATAGGGTTCAGACGCGCACTTGCCGTTGACACAACGTCAGCCAATGTGTTCATCGGGAGCGCTATCCTTAAAATCGATTCCGGCGACTGCGAAGGGGCAATAACCGACCTTACCAGGGCAATAAAACTCAACCCGGAATCCGTATTGGCCTACTCGGGAAGAGCAACCGCAAGATTTGCCGAAGAGGATCTGCAGGGGGCTTTGGCTGATCTTGTCATGGCCGAAAAACTTAAGCTGACGGAATCCCTCGGATTGAGAGTGCTCTGA
- a CDS encoding TFIIB-type zinc ribbon-containing protein, with protein sequence MKCPACNTVNLLISERQGIELDYCPECRGVWLDRGELDKIIERSATEFSPVRQEHHKEESRHRYHEEDHDYYTDPKTGRRKRKGGPLGFLGELFD encoded by the coding sequence ATGAAATGCCCAGCATGCAATACCGTCAATCTTCTGATCTCTGAACGTCAGGGAATCGAACTTGATTATTGTCCGGAATGCCGCGGTGTATGGCTCGACAGGGGCGAGCTGGACAAGATTATTGAGCGCTCAGCAACTGAATTCAGCCCGGTACGTCAGGAGCATCATAAGGAGGAGTCACGTCACCGTTATCATGAAGAGGATCACGACTACTACACCGACCCGAAAACCGGCAGAAGAAAACGAAAAGGCGGGCCGCTCGGCTTTCTTGGGGAGTTGTTTGACTAA
- a CDS encoding endonuclease/exonuclease/phosphatase family protein codes for MRRLLCCFFLVYLALSWFQYQADGAPSGRKEIVLLWWNIENLFDTLDDPVTDDDEFTPQGSRNWTAKKLMLKEMRIRHTLMAVDAHPDYRKFPDIVAFAEVENRQVFQQTLSGIPGITYKTVYYDSPDPRGIDIGLAYNPKGVTLKASRAYSVTLDEKPTRKIIIAEFSDSGNSFHLILNHWPSRAFDTGWSEPKRLAAAKVTRHILDSLRSASPTADIITMGDFNDEPANRSLSEGLGSSFDAAQVRRNSRTLLYNCWSGYQGVGSYYYHRKWERIDHILLSAGMLDKEGFSVSGDPFRCFTFSRMLLYPDNKPWPTYEKREYRGGYSDHLPLLLKIH; via the coding sequence ATGCGCCGACTGCTCTGCTGTTTTTTTCTTGTTTATCTGGCCCTGTCGTGGTTTCAATATCAGGCTGACGGTGCTCCATCAGGCAGAAAAGAGATCGTGCTGTTGTGGTGGAACATTGAAAACCTTTTTGATACACTTGACGACCCTGTGACCGATGACGACGAGTTCACCCCCCAGGGAAGCAGGAACTGGACGGCAAAAAAACTCATGCTCAAGGAGATGCGTATCCGCCACACCCTCATGGCTGTTGATGCACATCCGGACTACAGGAAATTTCCTGATATCGTGGCATTTGCCGAAGTTGAAAACCGGCAGGTTTTTCAACAGACACTCTCAGGAATTCCGGGCATCACCTACAAAACGGTCTATTACGACTCTCCGGACCCGAGAGGTATCGATATCGGTCTTGCCTATAACCCGAAGGGTGTCACCTTGAAAGCATCCCGAGCCTACAGTGTCACCCTTGATGAAAAACCAACGCGAAAGATCATTATTGCCGAATTTTCAGATTCCGGAAACTCATTTCACCTGATTTTGAATCACTGGCCATCAAGAGCATTCGATACCGGGTGGAGTGAACCGAAACGTCTTGCTGCGGCAAAGGTCACCCGGCATATTCTTGACAGCCTCCGCTCAGCCAGCCCGACAGCCGATATCATCACCATGGGCGATTTTAACGATGAACCCGCTAATCGCTCACTTTCAGAGGGGCTTGGTTCATCATTTGATGCAGCACAAGTGCGCCGAAACAGCAGAACACTGCTCTACAACTGCTGGAGTGGCTATCAGGGAGTCGGAAGCTACTACTATCATCGAAAATGGGAGCGTATTGACCACATTCTGCTCTCTGCAGGCATGCTTGATAAAGAGGGTTTTTCTGTTTCCGGTGATCCATTCCGTTGCTTTACGTTCTCCCGGATGCTTCTCTACCCTGACAATAAGCCCTGGCCTACCTATGAAAAAAGGGAGTACCGCGGGGGCTACTCCGACCATCTGCCGCTGCTGCTGAAAATTCATTGA
- a CDS encoding RidA family protein, translating to MTQKSDVKEQAKDILEETLNREAVIVLTRISEEMQLLFQAHPDPVTEEVETIVTGYFLENGKSEQFIEDWIKTSKEYSGTRGLSPQDQPKAMLSDLGVFRFMNFLKEKGLTDDQITIVLTGAVQQAASDQQGE from the coding sequence ATGACCCAGAAGAGCGATGTCAAGGAACAGGCAAAAGATATCCTCGAGGAGACCCTTAACAGGGAAGCGGTTATTGTATTGACGAGAATTTCCGAAGAGATGCAGCTTTTGTTCCAGGCCCACCCGGACCCGGTAACAGAGGAGGTTGAAACGATCGTTACCGGATATTTTCTGGAAAACGGTAAATCAGAACAGTTCATCGAAGACTGGATCAAGACCTCCAAGGAGTACAGTGGTACAAGGGGACTCTCTCCCCAGGACCAGCCGAAAGCCATGCTTTCAGATCTTGGCGTATTCAGATTTATGAATTTTCTGAAAGAGAAGGGTCTCACTGACGATCAGATTACCATTGTTCTGACCGGTGCCGTGCAGCAGGCGGCTTCGGATCAGCAGGGCGAGTGA
- the purC gene encoding phosphoribosylaminoimidazolesuccinocarboxamide synthase has product MNKTTQLYEGKAKKVFLTDDSDLVIQEFKDDATAFNNKKKGSIADKGVVNNAISCKLFTLLEENGIRTHLVEKLSDREMLCRYLDIIKVEVVVRNIAAGSLVKRYGFAEGTLLEQPIVELYLKNDDLDDPLMNDAHAVALGVATYDEIAVLKNRAEAINLVLRRFFSDRKLKLVDFKLEFGRNKGTILLGDEISPDTCRLWDLETNEKLDKDRFRFDLGGVEDAYSEVQRRVLDLD; this is encoded by the coding sequence ATGAACAAGACGACACAACTTTATGAAGGCAAGGCAAAAAAGGTCTTTTTAACGGATGACAGCGACCTGGTAATCCAGGAGTTCAAGGACGACGCTACCGCTTTCAACAACAAGAAAAAAGGGAGCATAGCCGACAAGGGTGTTGTCAATAATGCGATCTCCTGTAAACTGTTTACCCTGCTTGAAGAGAACGGCATTCGTACCCATCTTGTAGAAAAGCTCTCCGATCGTGAGATGCTCTGCCGCTATCTCGATATCATCAAGGTTGAGGTTGTGGTTCGCAACATCGCGGCAGGATCGCTGGTAAAACGGTATGGTTTTGCCGAAGGAACACTGCTTGAACAACCCATTGTGGAGCTCTATCTGAAAAATGATGATCTCGATGATCCTCTGATGAATGACGCCCATGCCGTCGCTCTCGGTGTTGCCACCTATGATGAGATTGCGGTACTGAAGAATCGTGCGGAAGCAATCAATCTGGTACTCAGACGCTTCTTCTCCGACAGAAAGCTCAAGCTCGTTGATTTCAAACTTGAGTTCGGCCGCAACAAGGGCACTATTCTGCTTGGTGACGAGATAAGCCCCGACACCTGCCGTCTCTGGGATCTTGAAACCAACGAAAAGCTCGACAAGGACCGCTTCCGTTTTGATCTTGGCGGCGTTGAGGATGCCTACAGCGAAGTGCAGAGACGTGTTCTTGATCTTGACTGA